The following proteins are encoded in a genomic region of Nicotiana sylvestris chromosome 4, ASM39365v2, whole genome shotgun sequence:
- the LOC104249248 gene encoding uncharacterized protein translates to MLERVLQNQEKSDASMRNMTKVVGSHTASIQKLEMQMRDLSREQNPKQKGQLPSDTIANPKSGGSGSTSHVMAITTRSVKVLQGDIEQEIVVEEAEQEVEAEEQGVVEVERVPEKEKVQEVNQEGVKEKEKETSKAPPPIPRPPPPFPQRLIRRVDDNKLEKFYDILKQLSVNIPFLEAFQEMSGFAKYLKGLITKKRTTKNEVVNMTHRVSSIIATSPFQKKEDPGAFTIPCTIGERDFAKALCDNGASINLMPLAIYKQVGLGMPSPTSLRLQMAYRSIKRPVGIVDDVIVKVGKFHLPADFVILDCSIDKEIPSILGRPFLATGRALMDSERNEIKFRVNDEEVTFQASKGMKLPHEYESILVIDVVDEVEDVVELKMEEQCLGEALAAIFVNFDGEDMDGYMESVNALEGLGSYTYTPANIYLDLEIWPHLPPSHQSLSHHN, encoded by the coding sequence ATGCTTGAAAGAGTATTGCAAAACCAAGAAAAGTCTGATGCTTCCATGAGAAACATGACCAAAGTTGTTGGCTCTCACACCGCATCTATCCAAAAGTtagagatgcaaatgagagaccTTTCAAGAGAGCAAAACCCAAAGCAAAAAGGGCAACTTCCTAGTGATACCATTGCCAACCCGAAGAGTGGTGGAAGTGGCTCAACTTCTCACGTCATGGCAATAACTACTAGAAGTGTGAAGGTTTTACAAGGTGACATTGAGCAAGAGATTGTTGTGGAAGAAGCCGAACAAGAAGTTGAAGCAGAAGAGCAAGGGGttgttgaagttgaaagggtGCCGGAAAAAGAGAAGGTGCAAGAAGTGAACCAAGAAGGGGTGAAGGAAAAGGAGAAGGAGACATCAAAAGCTCCACCTcctattcctagacctcctccgcctTTTCCTCAAAGACTTATTAGAAGGGTTGATGATAACAAGCTTGAGAAATTCTATGATATTCTAAAGCAATTGTCAGTGAACATTCCATTCTTGGAGGCTTTTCAAGAAATGTCGGGGTTTGCCAAATATTTGAAGGGTTTGATCACCAAAAAGAGGACCACAAAGAATGAGGTGGTAAACATGACTCACCGGGTTAGCTCTATTATTGCCACAAGCCCTTTCCAAAAGAAAGAGGACCCGGGAGCATTTACTATTCCATGCACTATCGGGGAGCgtgactttgcaaaagccctttgtgacaATGGGGCTAGCATCAACTTGATGCCACTTGCCATCTACAAGCAAGTGGGATTAGGGATGCCGAGCCCAACAAGCTTAAGGTTACAAATGGCCTATCGATCTATTAAGCGACCGGTaggaattgttgatgatgtgaTTGTGAAAGTTGGAAAATTCCATTTGCCCGCCGACTTTGTAATTCTTGACTGTTCTATTGATAAAGAGATCCCTAGCATCTTGGGGAGACCATTCCTAGCCACGGGAAGAGCACTCATGGATTCAGAGCGAAATGAAATTAAGTTCCGGGTGAATGATGAAGAAGTCACATTTCAAGCGAGCAAGGGTATGAAATTACCCCATGAGTATGAGAGCATTTTAGTGATAGATgtggttgatgaggttgaagatgTCGTCGAATTGAAAATGGAAGAACAATGCCTTGGTGAGGCATTGGCGGCTATCTTTGTAAACTTTGATGGTGAGGACATGGATGGGTACATGGAGTCGGTAAATGCATTGGAGGGTCTTGGATCCTATACTTACACTCCGGCAAATATTTATCTTGACTTGGAGATATGGCCACACCTCCCACCAAGCCATCAATCATTGAGCCACCATAACTAG